GGAACACATCCTGCTTAAGCGACTGCGAGTAAGAGGCCGAAAAGGTATTCTTGAAGGCGAGGTACCCGTCCATATAGCTGTTCCAGCCAGAGCGGCGAACTTCGCGGTCGGTGCTGTCGAGGAGGGTGTTGATGCTGCCTTGGGCGACTTCGAACTCGCGGCCATCGGAAGATTTGGCCGGGGCGAACTTGAGATCGGCGTTGGCGAGGCGGCCGTAGACGTTGGAGGTGCTGTTGAAGGGATCGGAGACCATGCCCATGACCTCTTCGACTTCCGCGGAGCGGACATGCGTCTGCAAGCGGAACAGGTTATCAACGAACTGGCTGTAAATGGCGAGGCGAGGCTCGGACTGGATCCAGGAGTCGAGGGTTTGACGGCCGATGGCGAGGAGTTCAGGGTTGGCGAAGGCGAGGGCGGCGCCGACCTGCCCGTAAATGGTGCCGGCACGCCCGGCCATGGCGGTGGCTTCCTGATCGCTGGTATCGACGGCGCTGAACATGCTGGCGTAGACGAAGACTTTGCCGGCCTTGCGCGTGAGCTTATCGGAGGCGGCGAGGTAGTCGGCGAGGACGGAGGGGCTTTCGGACAGGCGGCCTTTGTACGCCTGCACGGCGGGGATTTCGGCCAGGACTTCACCGGCGGCTACGTCCCAATCCGTGCGGGTAGGGAAGACACTTTCGGAATTCCAGGTGTGTTCTCTGGCGATGGCGCTGCGCGGGGGAAGTGCGGCTGCGGTGCTGGTCATAACAGGTGCTCCTCTAGGTGAGAACAAAGAGATAATGCCGGCCGCCCTGCCCGTCTGAAATATGCTAGCGGGTTGGGACGGGCGCGACCAAGAGAATGTGTACTGCGTGCCCTACGCTCCCCCTCTCTATCGCGATAGAAAGGGGGAGCCGAGAGGCATGTTTTTGATTAACGCGTAAGTTCGTCGAGGCGGTCGACGTAGCGGGCGAGCACGGCGAAAGTGGTCTCGACGGCTTCGGGGCTGGTCATGTCGACGCCGGCGTGATGGAGTGCGTCGAGAGGATAGACGGAGCTGCCTTTGCTGAGGAATTCGACATAGCGGACAGCGGCCTGCCCGTCACCCGCGAGGATGTTCTCGCTGAGGGCATGGGCCGCCGAGATTCCAGTCGCGTACTGGTAGACGTAGAAATTGGCATACAGGTGATCGAAAGTTGCCCAGGTAACGCCGTCACGTTCGCGATCGAGGGTCATTTCACTGCCGTAACCCTCGGCGTAGAGGTCCGCCATGAGCGCGATCATGTCCTGCGCGGTGACGCCCTTGCCCTGCTCGACGCGTGTGTGCATTTCGAGCTCAAAACGGGCGAGGGTTGGCATGATGAAGAAATAGCGGTGGAAGTTGCTCATCGCCTCCTGAATGAGCGCGATCTGGAAATTACGGTCTGTGTTGGCGCGCATGAGGTGCGCGCGGGTCATGGCCTGATTGAAGTTGGAGGCGACTTCAGCGACGAACATCGAGTAATAGGAGTAGACTGCCGGCTGGTGCTGATGCGTGAGGTAGCTGTGCATCGAGTGGCCAAGGCTCGTGGGCAAGAGTGCTCATCGCGCCGAGGGTGTTGTCGTAGCTCATCATGATGAACGGGAACGTGTCGTAACTCCCGCTGGAAAAAGCACCCTGTTGCTTGCCTTGATCCGGATAGATATCGACCCAGCGGTCTTCAAGACAGCCGCGACGAAGGGCATCGACGTATGGTTTACCGAGCGGGGCCATGCCGTCGCAAATCCAGTCCACGGCCTGTGCATAGGGGACGTGCGGTTTGTCAGCGGCGATGGGCGCCCAAACATCGTAGGTGTGGAGGGTGTCGTAACGCATCGCGCGGCGTTTGACGGCCCAGTATTTGTGCCAGGTGGGGAGGTTGCGCTTGAAGGTGTCGATAAGGTTCTTGAAGACGGCCGGCGGAACGTTGTTGGCAAGAGCGAGGCTTCGAGGCAGGTGGAATAGCGCGCACGCGGGCGGCAAAGACGTCCTGCTTGATCGATTGGGTGTAGGATGCGGAGAAAGTGTTCTTGAAGGCCAGATAGCCGTCCATATAGCTATTCCAGCCGGAACGGCGGACATCACGGTCGGTGCTATCGAGCAGGGTATCGACAGTGCCCTGGGCGACTTCATGCTCGGTGCTGTCGGACGCAATGGCAGGCGCGAACCTGAGGTCGGCATTGGCGAGGCGACTATGCACATCGTATGTGCTGTAGAAGGAGTCGGAAACCAGGCCCATGACTTCTTCGACTTCGGCGGAGCGGACGTGGGTTTGCTGGCGGAACAGGTCTTGCATGAAATGACGGTAGACGGCGAGGCGCGGCTCGGACTCAAGCCAGGTGTCAAGCGTAGGTTGACCGATAGCGAGAAGTTCGGGGTTGGCAAAGGCGAGCGCGGCGCCGACCTGCCCGTTGATGGTGCCGGCGCGGCCAGCCATCGCGGTGGCGTCCTGATCACCGGTGTCGACCGCGCTGAACATGCTGGCGTAGACGAGAACAGTGGCGGCCTTACGAACAAGCCTGTCGGACGCATCAAGGAAGTCGGCTAAAACGGAGGGGCCTTCGGATAAGCGGTCTTTGTATGCCTGCACAGCGGGAATTTCAGCGAGGACCAGGGCGGCTGCCGCATCCCAATCAGCGTGGGTGGCGAAGACGCTTTCGGAGTTCCAGGTGTGTTCTGTGGCGATCGCGCTGCGCTGGGGAAGTGCTGCTGCGGTACTGGACATGAGATCTGCTGCTCCTCGGCAGTTTACTGGAATGGCGGCCGAATGTTCTCAAACAACCTCAGCCATTTGAATTATTTTAACAGGCAACGGTGAACCCTGCTACTGCCGCAAGGCCGATTGGACTTATCGCAACACTGGGAAAGACGAGACGACTTGAGACGGTATAATCAGGCGCACTACAGCAGCGAGGTGAGTATGTCCGCAGAATTCTCAGCCTTGGGAAAACCGATCACGACTTTTACGCAGCTTGACCGCATCCCGACACGGTGCAAGCAGATTCAGTATCACGGCGACCAGCTCACGGCGGGATGCCCGATCACACACCAGCCCGATTTCTACGAAGTCACGATCTCGATCGAGGCGGACGGCATGGCGATTGAAACCAAGACGCTGAAGCTGTATCTGGAGACGTTCAGGGACCAGTACATCTTCTGCGAGGATCTGGCCGTGAAGCTGTGCGAAGACCTGTTCGCGGCATGTACGCCAAAGGTCTGCGCAGTGTCGCTGACCCAACGGCGGCGAGGCGGAATCCAGATTACGGCACGGCATGAACTCCGCAAGGACATAGCCTGAGCGCACGAACCTCAGGAGCTTATAAAGCAGGAGGCGCTGCCTCCACACCTCCGCTGGAGGGTTGACACCCTCCAGACCTCCCTTATTTGCGACTTGATGGCGCCAGCGCCATCAAGTCGCAGTTCGAGGTGTAGGCGAGCGTACCTCGGTAGAGAAGACAAATGAGAGTGCATCGAACGCGCTTCAGACGATTTGGACGCCTTCGGTGCGGGTGAGCTCGGCGTAGAGATCGCTGAGGCGCGCGGTCATGGGGCCGAGACTCCCGGAGCCGATGGTGCGGCCGTCGACGCGGGTGACCGGGGCAAGCTCGCCCATGGTGCCGGTGCAGAAGACTTCGTCGGCGGTGTGAACCTCGTAAAGGGTGATATCACGGACCTCATGCAGGATGGCATGCGCGCGGCACAGGTCGAGGACCGTGGCACGGGTGATACCTTCGGGGCACGAGCCGGCGGTTGGGGTTGAGACGACACCATGCTTGACGATGAAGAGATGGGTGGCGTTAGTCTCGGCGACGAAGCCGCGGATATCGAGCATGAGCGCGTCGTCGGCGCCAGCCTCGTTGGCCTGCAGCTTGGCGAGGATCGAATTGAGCATATTGCAGGAATGTATCTTCTGATCGAGGCATTCGGGCGGGATGCGGCGAATGCTGCAGGTGATCAGGTTGAGGCCGGATTTGTCGTAGACCGGCGGTTTGTGTTCAGGCAGGATGATCAGGGTGGAGCCGGCGGTGTTAAGGCGTGGGTCCATGCCACTGGTGTATTTGACGCCACGGGAGAGCGTGAGGCGGACATGGACGCCATCGGCCATGTTATTGGCGGCGAGAGTCTTGCGGAGTTCGGCGGTGATGTGATCGCGGGTGGGGATATCGGCGTAGGCCAGCGCGAGGGCCGAGTCGCGTAAGCGGTCGAGATGTTCGTTGAGCTTGAAGATGCGGCCGCTATAGAGCCGGAGACCCTCCCACACTGCGTCGCCGTTCTGGACGGACGAGTCGAAGGGGCTGATGCCGGCCTGATCGCGGTGGACAAGATTACCGTTGATGTTCACGATCAGGTCGCGGTTCTGTTCGAAAAACTGATGTTTCACGGGGTCACCCCAGGCGATGCTGATACAACGTCTCGTAAATCTCAGTGCAGGATGCGAGCAGGCCGCGCAGGTTCTCAGGGACCGGCTCGGTGCGGGGTTGATAGGGCGCGAAGCAAGTAGAACTCTCAACCGCGGCATACCAATATTTCGCCCAGATGCCGTCCGTTGCGCGTTTGCCGGCGGACCACGAAAGCATGGCTTCGTCGAAAGGGATGGCGATGGCATCGCAGAGCAGCGAAAGGATCCGGCGCGGGTCCTGCAGCACATCAGAGGCATCGATCACCGGGGGGATTATGCCGGTGACGCGGCGGGAACGCTCGAAGAGTTCGAGCTGGCGCGGAAGACCGGTCTGTTCGAGCGCGGGATCGGAAATGACTTTGGTATAGGAGATGAGCATTTCGCCCGGCTCGCGGATGAGGAAGCAGTTGGTGAGCGCGTCGGTCCAGTCCAGGTCGATATGATCGAGCATGTGGTGGGTCATGTGCTTCTGATAGTAGATGGATTTGCCGGCCGGGATGGGACCGGTGAGCGCCGCGGCGACCGCTTGCCAGTCGGTCTGGTAGGCGGCGACGATCTCGTCGGCGCCGGGGTGCTGATCGCGAAAGCGCGAATGGGCGAGGTAGTGGGCATAGAATGGCTCGTCGATGACCGCCGTATCGGCACGGCTGCCCCACGAGCGGAGCATGGCTGTCGAGATATTGCGCGGGCCCGACCACATGGCAACATAGCGCGGATGCGCTGCGCTCATTCACGATTCTCCACAAGGCGACGGCAAAGAGCGCGGATTGTAACGCGAATCGAAGCGGCGCTCACGCTTCTCGCACAGATGGGGAAGATGGCGCCGCCTGGTTGGGGTGCGCAGATCAGCCGGTGGACGTTACTTAACGTCAGTTATGGATAAGCCGCCTGTTTTTAGAGGCGCTGCCTCCAAACCTTCGCAAGGGGTTTGCACCCTTGACCCCTAGTCTGCGATTTTGAGCGGCAAAGCCGCTCAAAATCGCCAAATAGAGGTGCAGGAGCGCCATCTCCGGCCGGGGTCCGGGGTAGGCCACGGAAAGTTAACCATAACTGACGTTACTTGCGGACAAACTTGCGGATCGGCTGGGCAAGGACATCCTGACCGACGACCAACCAGAGGATGGTCAGCATCCAGACGGCGCTGGTCAGGCACCAGAAGCAGCTCGCGCCGATGACAAATGGCTCAAGGAAGGTCAGATAGGCCGAGAACACGACGCCGAAGATAGCCATATAGGTGAGGGCACGGTGTGCCCAGGGGCGTTTGGCTTTGTCGATGAACCAGACCGCGGCGATGGCGGAATAGCCGATCAGACCGAGAACGCCGATGGGGATGCCGGCAAACTGGGCGTAGGCGCTTTGCTGCACGGCATTACAGTTGCCGACCAGACCGCAAACAGCATCGGAGAGCGAGAGTTCGACATAGGCGAGATAGCCGGCGACGGCAAAGCCTGCAACCGCAGCGAGCGGTACGAGCCAGCGCGGAAGGGCGTGGATGCCCGGTTTCGCGGCGATGGCGACAATGATAACTACAAAGGTGATCAGCTCACCGGCAGCCAGCGCGAGGATAGCGGGCCGGTTGTCCCACCCGGAGAGCAGGGAGACAGACATGCCCGCACCGAGGATTGCCAGAAGCAGGAGCATGCGCTGGGCGAGTTTCATGTTCAGGAGGCTGCGCTCGATGAGGTTGGCATAGACGAGCGCCCCCAGACTAAACAGGAGCGGCCCCAGGACGACAAGCGCCAAGGTATTGGCGATAGGATCGTTGATCAGACGTTCGAAGAGGGAGACGGGGGCGACGACGCCGAGGGTCGCGGCGGACTGCGGCTGCAACGATCCTGCCTGAACGGCGGCGGCATCGGCAACGGCGCGCTGGTAGACCTGCTCAATCCCGCTGATGCGCGGGAGGGGGATGCCGCCTGCATCAAGACCCGCCTGGACGATCTCTGCCGTGTGGGCAGGTATGTCAATAGACCCGACCAGGACTTCGCGACCGATGATCAGCATCGGGACGCCGGTCTCGGCGATGCGCAGGGTGGCTCGCGCATCGGACATGATCTGGTTGCCTTCAGGCTGAGTGATGTCAACGAACAGGACGTGGAGCTGGTTGCCGAACTGCGCTTCGACCTGTGGCCAATAGTTGGTCATGACTTCATGGCAGTGGGGGCAGGATGGGGAGAAGAAAAAGACCCCGTGGACGACGGGCTGCTGGGCACTGGAGACCGGCACGAGCAGACAGGACAGCACGAAGACGAGCGCGAGTAGGATCTTGTAACGAACGGCTCATAACAGCCTCTCCAAAG
This DNA window, taken from Candidatus Flexicrinis proximus, encodes the following:
- a CDS encoding NADPH-dependent 7-cyano-7-deazaguanine reductase; protein product: MRRYNQAHYSSEVSMSAEFSALGKPITTFTQLDRIPTRCKQIQYHGDQLTAGCPITHQPDFYEVTISIEADGMAIETKTLKLYLETFRDQYIFCEDLAVKLCEDLFAACTPKVCAVSLTQRRRGGIQITARHELRKDIA
- a CDS encoding aminotransferase class IV gives rise to the protein MKHQFFEQNRDLIVNINGNLVHRDQAGISPFDSSVQNGDAVWEGLRLYSGRIFKLNEHLDRLRDSALALAYADIPTRDHITAELRKTLAANNMADGVHVRLTLSRGVKYTSGMDPRLNTAGSTLIILPEHKPPVYDKSGLNLITCSIRRIPPECLDQKIHSCNMLNSILAKLQANEAGADDALMLDIRGFVAETNATHLFIVKHGVVSTPTAGSCPEGITRATVLDLCRAHAILHEVRDITLYEVHTADEVFCTGTMGELAPVTRVDGRTIGSGSLGPMTARLSDLYAELTRTEGVQIV
- a CDS encoding HAD family hydrolase → MWSGPRNISTAMLRSWGSRADTAVIDEPFYAHYLAHSRFRDQHPGADEIVAAYQTDWQAVAAALTGPIPAGKSIYYQKHMTHHMLDHIDLDWTDALTNCFLIREPGEMLISYTKVISDPALEQTGLPRQLELFERSRRVTGIIPPVIDASDVLQDPRRILSLLCDAIAIPFDEAMLSWSAGKRATDGIWAKYWYAAVESSTCFAPYQPRTEPVPENLRGLLASCTEIYETLYQHRLG
- a CDS encoding vitamin K epoxide reductase family protein, with product MTNYWPQVEAQFGNQLHVLFVDITQPEGNQIMSDARATLRIAETGVPMLIIGREVLVGSIDIPAHTAEIVQAGLDAGGIPLPRISGIEQVYQRAVADAAAVQAGSLQPQSAATLGVVAPVSLFERLINDPIANTLALVVLGPLLFSLGALVYANLIERSLLNMKLAQRMLLLLAILGAGMSVSLLSGWDNRPAILALAAGELITFVVIIVAIAAKPGIHALPRWLVPLAAVAGFAVAGYLAYVELSLSDAVCGLVGNCNAVQQSAYAQFAGIPIGVLGLIGYSAIAAVWFIDKAKRPWAHRALTYMAIFGVVFSAYLTFLEPFVIGASCFWCLTSAVWMLTILWLVVGQDVLAQPIRKFVRK